AAAAATCTGGCTCCTCAACCATGAGATGGACATCCAGCGTTCCCTGCCATAGCCCGCGCAAAGTTTTTACAATTTTAGGCCCAAATGTCAAATTGGGAACGAAATGTCCGTCCATGATATCCACATGAAGCCAATCGATCCCGGCTTGCTTGATTTCGTTCAGTTGTTCCCGCAACCGCGAAAAATCGGCGGCGAGCACTGATGGCGCAATATGAATCATTTATTTTTTTCCTCGGATGATGGGAGCAATTTGCTCACCAAAAGATTGATTGTGTCGCCCTGAGTGACTTCTGTCTGCGGCTGCAACGACTGGCTAATCACAGTCAGCGGCAGCAAATCTTCGGCAATTTGAAAATTTACTTCGCCGAGCGTCAGACCCGATTTTATGATGATCGTTCTCGCGTCGTTCAAATTCCGTCCGATAAGGTCCGGCACAATGAATTTATCGGGATAAAGCCCCAGGCTCACTGTCAGTTCGATCTCGGCGCCCGGCTTGATTTCCGTTCCCGGCGGGATACTTTGGCTGGAAACTACCCCGGCTTGATAAAGATCCGAGTGCTCGTAACGAATGCCTTTAGATATCAAGCCCAGTTTGTTAATAGAAAAAATGGCATTGCGCTCCGATTTGGTAACCAGGTTCGGCATTTCCAAGGTAGGCTCGCCCTTGCTTACAATAACATAAATTCGCCGCCCTTTTTTCACTTTGGCTTGTGGTATTGGGTTTTGCGACATCACGACGCCGATGGGGTACGTATTGGATGGATCAAATTTTTTATCCTCTTCCACAATTTTCAGCGACAGCCGGTTCAGCGTATCTTTGGCGTCTTCGTAAAACATATTTGTCAGGTCAGGAACCTGAATCTGTTGACCATGTCTTGTGTAAAAAGGCATAAAAAATTGATCGAGCAGAAGATAAAACGCTAAAAATAACCCAAACAATATCAAGAAGATAATAATGGTTTTTTTTACCAAATTATTCAAAGCCATAAACTCTCCACCCGATAAATCGAGATTCTATTTTGCATTAATTTTTTTCAACCGTGTTGCGAACGACCCGTCCATTTTGTGTCGATGGGAAAAAGTCTGAACCCAACCTTCAGCGGCGACAAATCGTTCGGGAACGAACCGATCCGCGTGCTCTATTTTAAACTCAGGATGAATATTTAGAAATTTTCCTACAACCTGATCGTTTTCTTCCGGTTCAATGGTGCAGGTCGCGTAAACTATGACGCCGCCGGTTTTGACTAATTTTGCGGCATTCTCCAGAATAGCCATTTGCAAATTAGGCAATTCGCGCATTTCCTCGGGAGTCCGTCGCCAGCGCAAATCCACTCGTTTGGATAAAACGCCCAATCCGGAACA
This Calditrichota bacterium DNA region includes the following protein-coding sequences:
- a CDS encoding PASTA domain-containing protein, with the translated sequence MALNNLVKKTIIIFLILFGLFLAFYLLLDQFFMPFYTRHGQQIQVPDLTNMFYEDAKDTLNRLSLKIVEEDKKFDPSNTYPIGVVMSQNPIPQAKVKKGRRIYVIVSKGEPTLEMPNLVTKSERNAIFSINKLGLISKGIRYEHSDLYQAGVVSSQSIPPGTEIKPGAEIELTVSLGLYPDKFIVPDLIGRNLNDARTIIIKSGLTLGEVNFQIAEDLLPLTVISQSLQPQTEVTQGDTINLLVSKLLPSSEEKNK